The window TTTACGTAGCACCATTACTCATAGCCAACAGAATACGGATGGTCAAGCGCAAAAGAAGGAACATCAACGTTATACGCGTTTTACCAATACTTATCTGTATCGTGAATTATTTGCATTACGTTCAGTTTTATTAGTGGGTGAAAATAACACTGGGGGGGATGTTTTTGATAGCGTTCCTTTTCGCGGTTTAAAATTAAGCTCCAGTGAAGAGATGCTACCCAGTCAATTACGTGGCTATGCACCTCCTATTGAAGGTGTTGCGAACAGTAATGCAAGGGTTACTGTACGTCAAAATGGTAATGTTATTTATGAAACCTATGTCGCGCCTGGCGCCTTTTATATTAATGATATTCAAGAAGCTGGGCTTTCAGGGGACTATGATGTCACCATCACTGAAGCGAATGGCACAGAGAGAAAATTTATTGTGCCTTATTCATCATTACCAGTGATGTTAAGGCCTGGTGGTTGGAAATATGAAATTACTGCTGGCCGCTACGATGGAAATGTGACTAATAGTTCTCGTGAGGCAGAGTTTTTATTAGGCACGGCGGTTTACGGATTACCGAATGATACAACGGTTTATGGTGGTGTATTAGCGGCTGAAGACTATCAAGCGGCCAACATAGGGGCGGGAATTTCATTAGGCAGTATAGGTGCTGTTTCACTTGATGTTACATCATCTATTGCAAAACTAAACGGTGATTCACGAAAAACGGGGCAATCTTATCGTCTTCGTTACTCGAAAAGTATGATGAGCACTGGGACTTCCATTGACCTTACTGCACTACGTTATTCAACACGCAATTATTATAATTTCAGTGAATTTAACTCTGAAGGCTATCAGCTTGAAGAGGGCGTTTACCCATGGGCAATGCAAAGACGGCGTAGTAGTTTTCAAACTCAAGTCAGTCAACGCATGGGAGATTGGGGAACCCTTTATGTGCGAGCAACTCGCGATGATTATTGGGGGAGTTCTAGAACGCAAACGGGTGGCTCGATTGGCTACAGTAATAATTATAAGGGGATAAGTTACGGTGCTAACTATAGTATCGATAGAATTAAAGATGATAATGGCAGTTGGCCTGAAAACAGGCAAATTTCCTTTAATATAAGTATCCCATTTAGCATATTTGGCCACTCGGAGTCTTTACAGTCTATTTATTCAACTAGCTACTATACTCGCGATAATAATGGACGATCGCAAATCCAAACAGGGATTAATGGCAGTTTAATGAGTGGTGATTTAACCTATAGCGCTTCCCAAAGTTGGGAAAACAAAGACGGTGTTAATAACAGCAATATTAACGTTGGTTACCAAGGAAGTAAGGGCAGCGTTACTGCTGGCTATAGTCATAGCAGTGAGACTCAAACATTTAATATGAACGCAAATGGCGGCTTATTACTCCATTCTGGTGGGCTGACATTAGCAAAAAATATGGGGGAATCGGTAGCTCTGGTTTACTTACCTGATGCACCGGATGTCAGCATTAATAATGGGTCTGCTCGTTCTGACTGGAGAGGTTATGGTATAGCGCCTTACCTTTCCGATTATAGAAGAAATAGCATTAGTATCGATCCAACGACATTGCCTGATGATGTCGATGTGGCGCAAACGAATATCAATATCTATCCAAGTAAAGGGGCTGTTGTCCCCGTTAATTTCACGACCAAAAAAGGCTACCAAGTATTAATGACGATTATTAAAAATAATAGTCCAGTTCCGTTTGGTGCCATAGCCAGTCTCCAACATACAACGGATAACTACAGCAGCATTGTGGGTGATGCAGGATTAGTTTATTTAACTGGATTACCGGAAAAAGGGAAACTTCTCGTTAAATGGGGGGAATCCGCAGAAAAACAATGCACGGTTAGCTTTGATTTAACGAATGTGACGTTAGACGTCGATCAACCAATACGCCAAGTAACTTACACATGTGCTCCGGTAAAATAACAAAACGCATTAAGGTATTTGACTGATTATGAAATATCATTATTTAAAATATAAAGCCGTTATGAGCTTAGTACTTCATAAATATGTTACTAGCGCAGTGATAGCATTTAGTTTTATGCCTTCTTCTGCATTGGCAGTCAATATTAACGCGACACCGGGTGAAAGTGTTATATCGCTTGGTAATGTAAATGCAGAAGTTACATTAACATCAATTAGTAGTGCATTCTCAGCTGCGGCAAATAGGGCCGATGGTTTTGCGGTGCATACATCCTCAACAGCATACAACTGTTTATCAAATTCGAATGAAGCTGTTGTCGGTAATATGAAAGGTTATAAAGTCGCGGAAGATATCATTATTGGTCTCCAAAGTACCAATGCAACAGGGGTAGCGTCAGTTGGCGCTGGAGCGCAACCCGCATCTGCAAATTATAAAGATATTACTGTAAAAGGCACATGGAGTAGTAACGGTAGTTATACTGTCACTCCAACACAAGTGCCATCTGCAATGTGGTGTGGCTCTGCTTGGCCAGAGCCAACGGATCACGTATGGAATCCACAGAAAAAAAATAATAAGGCTTCAATACAAGGTAAACTCTTTTTATATGTAGGGCCTAATGCAAAGCCTGGGTCTTATACATTACCGAATCTTTATCTCATAAAAGCGGCTACAAGTAACGGTGATTTAGTCAACCAACAAATTTTTGAAGGTGGAACACTAACCGTTAGTTATCCCCCTTGCTCTATATCTACGCCGACAGAAGTGACATTCGATACGACAAAAGGGCTGCCTGTTATTAATCCGACATCTTCAATCACGGTTAACTGTGGCATTAATAATGGCCGAGCTTTTCAAATTGGTATTTCTGGAACACCTGTCGCGCCATCAATGTTAGTGGGAACTCATGCAATTAGTTTGCATTATGGTGATGGCACAATAGGAGGATTAGTCCGCGGTTATATAGGTAGTAATGCAGCAACTGACGCTGTTGGTTGTTTGGATAGAGCGTCAAGCATTCCTTTTTCAGAAAAGAACCAAGGTTTAAATTTTATGCTATTGGGGGCGAATACGTCCGGAGCTTCACAGACGCAACCTCTCGTTTGGTCGTTATGCCCTAATGGCACTGAAAAACCAGGTAAAGCAACGGGAACCGCGGAGCTTGATGTTGTCTATAAATAAGTGTTTTAAAGCAATACGATAATCAGAGAAGTGCATAAAACTATTTTTACAAATATGATTTAAGTAAAGGGAAGGGGTGATCGAAACATACTCATTTTATGTAGGGGTTGGTTCTTCAGTGATTTGATTCATTATATGATAAATCGCTATTTTTATAATTGTATTACTTGGTTGTATCATTATGTATGATCGTGCTTAAAAATAGCACGTGAAATATAAAAGTAAGCCGAAATGGAAGATCAGCTTACTTTATTATTTTTTAACTAGTCTTGAATTTTGATTTTTTGATCGTCCATAGAGACGATTTTCCCAGCGGTGATTTTGCAACGTTTACGCGTTTCTACCACGCCATCAACTTGAACTAAACCTTCAGCGATCATCGCTTTAGCCATTGCGCCACTTTCCGCCCAGCCTTCTATTTTCAGCAAATCACACAATTCAATGTGTGGGTGACCTTCAAGTTTAAAAATATCCATGACAGCTCCCTGATTAAATTAAATATCGTGATACTCTTCGCACGCTTGTAACGTATTTTGGATTAATGTTGCGACTGTCATCGGCCCTACGCCGCCAGGAACGGGGGTGATCCAAGATGCATGTTTTGAAGCTTCATCAAAGTCAACATCTCCTGTCACTTTACCGCTTTCAAGGCGGTTAATACCGACATCAATCACGATGGCGCCAGGTTTGACCCATTCACCGGGAATAAAGTTAGGTTTACCGACAGCAACAACTAATAAATCCGCATTGCGGACGTGTTGTTCGAGATCTTTCGTAAAACGATGGGTTACTGTGGTTGTACAGCCAGCAAGCAGAAGTTCTAAGCTCATTGGGCGACCAACAATATTTGAAGCACCAATAATAACGGCATTTAGACCATAGGTATTAATACCACAACGATCTAATAGGGTAACAATCCCCCTTGGTGTGCAAGGACGCAGACGAGGTGCGCGCTGGCATAGACGACCAACATTATACGGATGGAACCCATCAACATCTTTATCTGGATGAATGCGCTCAATGACTTTTACGTTATCAATACCTGCTGGAAGCGGTAATTGAACTAAAATACCATCAATTTCAGGGTCTTGGTTTAAATCATCTATCAGTTTCAGGAGTTCTGCTTCTGTGGTTGTATCTGGTAAATCATAAGAACGAGATAGGAAACCAACTTCTTCACAAGCGCGACGTTTGCTACCAACATAAATTTGTGAAGCAGGGTTTGCACCGACTAAGATAACTGCAAGACCAGGGGCGCGTTTTCCTTGTTCTATGCGTTGTTGTACTTTTTGGGCAACTTCCTGCCGAATTGTCTGCGCAATCGTTTTCCCATCAATAATTTTTGCTAACATCTGTGACTTAATCCATAAATGAGACTTGGGGATACCTCTATTTTGTCAGAAGTTCGCGTTAATGTCAGTTCTATCTGTAACATAAAATGAGCAGATAGTTATTTTAGTAGAGAAAACTCATTGACTCAGCGCGTAGCAACCGTATAATCCCACGCTATCAGCCAGATAGGTTGAAGCATTTTTCGATGCGCCCTTAGCTCAGCTGGATAGAGCAACGGCCTTCTAAGCCGTAGGTCACAGGTTCGAACCCTGTAGGGCGTACCATTTCGATGTTCCCCGATTTTACTAACTCCCTTAAAAACTTAAAATAAATCAATGAATTAGTTTTATTACCCTATATTTAGGGTGACTTAGCCTATTGAAATCTACGTATGTGTGGGCATAATTAGAAAGAATGATTGATTAGCCACTGCGGTTTTTGCTCAAAAGAGTCTAATCGCTAAGACAGATAAAGTGTTCAAATTAAAGGGCAGCTGGCAATCTTTTCCTTCACAAGGGGAATTTTACCAATAAATAACTGCTTTTCTATTGAATTCTAAGCTTTTTATATACCGCAAGAATAACCTTCAAAGCTCTTATCGTTAATGATCTTTTTACAATAATTTGTTAAATTTATGAGTATAATAGCGTAATAAAAATACGTACTTTTAAATATATACATTGAAATCTTTTGCTCTAAGTAAATTTACCTATGTTATTTTCAGCCTATAAAAATCGACAATATTAACAATAAATCAACATGATTATAATTAAGAATGACTCACAGCATATTAGTAGATTAAAGGTGTAAAATTAAATGAATAATAAATATATAGCGTTAGTTGTACCGTTAACTTTTTTTATATCTTTTGAATCCTCAGCATTTGACAAACAAGAGTACAATCCTGTTGTGTTCAACATGGCAGAGTTATATGACTTCAATCCAGTCAAAGGTAATGTTAAAGAAATAAAATCAACGGTTTATAATGAAGATAAGACTATCAACTATGAATCAAAATTAAAAATTGGCCGTGATGGTTGTGTAGAGAGTTTTAGCTTAAATCAGAAAAAAGATGAGTACCTGAGTGGTCTTCATAATTACCTTTTTGTAGAAAGAGTAAAAAATAAGTTAATAGGTATGGATGCTAATGGGCCAGTAGAAATGACCATAGGTAATAACTGTGAGATAATATCAAGGAAGGACACTAATGGTGAATTGATATATCAATACAATAAAGATGGTTTTATTACCGGTTCAATACTGGCTGACACCAAAGAAAAATTTGGTGAAAATATTTACAATGAGTTTAAATTACCTATCGCAATAAAATATTACAAAGGTGATGATGTCATTTCTGAAACTAGAATCACCTATGGTAAAGATATGAGCAAAGCTTTTGACCATTTAATGGAAATCCGGGCTTTAGGTCAGACTATATTGCAAGTCGATTCTAAGTGTCATTATGATCATCAAAATATTCCATCTCAATGTAATTTTGTTCTAACGCTCGACTCGAATGGTAAGAAGATCCATCTGAAAAAAAACAGTACCACAAAGGTGACGTTCTATTGAGCTGCGGGTGATGACAAAGCCTATAAAATCTGGCGATATAATTAGCGGAGTGTTGATTAGATAGGCTTGTCAGCGATGTTAAAATATTAACCGCCTTTAAATGCGTGATGCGTGTTTGAAGTTCACAGCTCGTTTAGGCCGCTTTCTTGAATAATCGCTATTTTTCGTCAAAGACGTAGTCTAGTACTCTCGGAGATAGGGCTAGATTTTCATATCGGTACGCACAGTATGTTGCTGCAATTAGCTATTGGCATTCCCCGCTTAGATCAATACCAAAAATCAAATTAATTCGATGAATTGGCGTAATGGAAGTATGCGTGGTGGCGAAAATGTAGGACAAACACTGGTAGTTTAAATTTTTCAGATCCCAGTTTGTTATTCGATGCTGTTATTCAGTGGCTTGGTGTGGGCCTTATGAGTCAATTACCCGCCTACAAGGCATGTGCAATAGGACCGTTATTCCCTTTAACTGAACAGCGTATTATGGGAGCTAACTGGGCATGGTTAATTCATCAAGAAAGTGAAAATCATCTCCTAACAAAAGTATTTTTCCAGTGGATAACAACTCAATTGGCACTATGCGATAATGAATCTAATACTTGATGTCATCACTTGGAATAAGCAATAAGAGAATATACAGCAATGGAATAGCTGTTTATGAGCCGATTGCTCGAATCAATTTTATCAATAATAGTGTTAACTCAAATTCAGTTTGAGGGCTATTACTATTTGCTGTAAAAATAAGATATACTTCCTGATTATCAATGGTTTACCCAAAAAAGATAAAGTTATTTACCTTTTAGACATCTTTCTCTCTCTTAGCAAATAAAACAAAATGATGATTAAGATCGATGACAAGAATTATTGAAGTAGTACGCTATGTTAAAAATGATAGATAGTGACGGTTAGATTAAATCTAAGTTAATTAAGATATATCCGATAAATTTGTTTTCCTATGGTAATTAATAGATATAAATAAAGCCATCATTATATGTTTTATTCATCTTGCTCCTATGTCAAATTTTTATCAAATTTTTGTCTGGGTTTAATCTGTGAAATAAGAGCTAAGT of the Providencia stuartii genome contains:
- a CDS encoding fimbria/pilus outer membrane usher protein yields the protein MNRNKHISPVCVSPTKFVWHPIALCLMLSIHSAVAEDYFDPAFLQAMGETDQVDLSAYAKKGSIAPGEYLVSVYINQVGIGQLPVTFKENNQGVVSPVLTPAFLEKYGVNIKQLPKTKDLPENYSIDNLSALIPDASTHFNIAILELEISIPQVAMKASHNESLDPDLLDYGVPALMANYSFSYGHTENKSKLSSNRKSDNFFATVRAGLNAGAWRLRSTITHSQQNTDGQAQKKEHQRYTRFTNTYLYRELFALRSVLLVGENNTGGDVFDSVPFRGLKLSSSEEMLPSQLRGYAPPIEGVANSNARVTVRQNGNVIYETYVAPGAFYINDIQEAGLSGDYDVTITEANGTERKFIVPYSSLPVMLRPGGWKYEITAGRYDGNVTNSSREAEFLLGTAVYGLPNDTTVYGGVLAAEDYQAANIGAGISLGSIGAVSLDVTSSIAKLNGDSRKTGQSYRLRYSKSMMSTGTSIDLTALRYSTRNYYNFSEFNSEGYQLEEGVYPWAMQRRRSSFQTQVSQRMGDWGTLYVRATRDDYWGSSRTQTGGSIGYSNNYKGISYGANYSIDRIKDDNGSWPENRQISFNISIPFSIFGHSESLQSIYSTSYYTRDNNGRSQIQTGINGSLMSGDLTYSASQSWENKDGVNNSNINVGYQGSKGSVTAGYSHSSETQTFNMNANGGLLLHSGGLTLAKNMGESVALVYLPDAPDVSINNGSARSDWRGYGIAPYLSDYRRNSISIDPTTLPDDVDVAQTNINIYPSKGAVVPVNFTTKKGYQVLMTIIKNNSPVPFGAIASLQHTTDNYSSIVGDAGLVYLTGLPEKGKLLVKWGESAEKQCTVSFDLTNVTLDVDQPIRQVTYTCAPVK
- the ybcJ gene encoding ribosome-associated protein YbcJ — protein: MDIFKLEGHPHIELCDLLKIEGWAESGAMAKAMIAEGLVQVDGVVETRKRCKITAGKIVSMDDQKIKIQD
- the folD gene encoding bifunctional methylenetetrahydrofolate dehydrogenase/methenyltetrahydrofolate cyclohydrolase FolD translates to MLAKIIDGKTIAQTIRQEVAQKVQQRIEQGKRAPGLAVILVGANPASQIYVGSKRRACEEVGFLSRSYDLPDTTTEAELLKLIDDLNQDPEIDGILVQLPLPAGIDNVKVIERIHPDKDVDGFHPYNVGRLCQRAPRLRPCTPRGIVTLLDRCGINTYGLNAVIIGASNIVGRPMSLELLLAGCTTTVTHRFTKDLEQHVRNADLLVVAVGKPNFIPGEWVKPGAIVIDVGINRLESGKVTGDVDFDEASKHASWITPVPGGVGPMTVATLIQNTLQACEEYHDI
- a CDS encoding YnfC family lipoprotein; amino-acid sequence: MNNKYIALVVPLTFFISFESSAFDKQEYNPVVFNMAELYDFNPVKGNVKEIKSTVYNEDKTINYESKLKIGRDGCVESFSLNQKKDEYLSGLHNYLFVERVKNKLIGMDANGPVEMTIGNNCEIISRKDTNGELIYQYNKDGFITGSILADTKEKFGENIYNEFKLPIAIKYYKGDDVISETRITYGKDMSKAFDHLMEIRALGQTILQVDSKCHYDHQNIPSQCNFVLTLDSNGKKIHLKKNSTTKVTFY